The following are encoded in a window of Castanea sativa cultivar Marrone di Chiusa Pesio chromosome 5, ASM4071231v1 genomic DNA:
- the LOC142634897 gene encoding uncharacterized protein LOC142634897, translated as MLEFYQIKDHLSSPYYPQGNGQAEATNKTFIKIISKMNQEYNGGWEKHLRDALWAYRNSPKSATRFSPFSFVYGMEMMSPAEVMTPSLRVVQVQKKEKKKEIFAAERYEDLEGMDEKREEAQEHNRKHKQRMTEAYGRMTRERVFVERQLVLKAVDHVRKSMVEPSKFSPKWKGPFVIRKAHASGYYRLA; from the coding sequence ATGCTAGAGTTCTACCAGATCAAGGACCACCTGTCATCGCCCTATTACCCTCAAGGGAATGGGCAGGCAGAGGCGACGAACAAGACTTTCATAAAGATTATTAGCAAGATGAACCAGGAATATAATGGGGGATGGGAAAAGCACCTGCGAGACGCCCTTTGGGCTTACCGAAACTCACCAAAGTCAGCCACAAGGTTTTCGCCCTTCTCTTTTGTCTACGGGATGGAGATGATGAGCCCAGCTGAAGTAATGACTCCCTCTTTAAGAGTCGTGCAAgtgcaaaagaaagaaaagaagaaggaaatttttGCGGCAGAAAGGTATGAAGACCTAGAGGGTATGGATGAGAAAAGGGAAGAGGCTCAAGAACACAACCGTAAACACAAACAAAGAATGACTGAAGCCTATGGCAGGATGACTAGAGAGAGAGTGTTTGTAGAAAGGCAACTTGTACTAAAGGCAGTAGACCACGTTAGGAAAAGTATGGTAGAACCATCTAAATTCTCACCAAAATGGAAGGGACCCTTTGTGATAAGAAAAGCACATGCAAGTGGGTATTATCGTTTGGCTTAG